A single Triticum dicoccoides isolate Atlit2015 ecotype Zavitan chromosome 2A, WEW_v2.0, whole genome shotgun sequence DNA region contains:
- the LOC119352300 gene encoding cytosolic sulfotransferase 5-like, which produces MATPEDGPVPFEDTLVGTNPVSSPQQREDEHADLVATLPSALEANGVKKLRLYQGFWLRDIHVPAAIALQRRFEPRPDDVIVASLPKCGTTWLNALTFATMARRAYPPAGADHPLRRLNPHQCVPFLEGLFQLQGGREAELEALPSRRLMNTHMPLPMVPSAVPGCRVVYVCRDPKDMAVSAWHFLRRLQTDLAFSVVFESVCDGVVAFGPVWDHVLGYWRASRAMPDKVIFLRYEELLRDPAENVRKLARFLGMPFSAAEDAAGTVDSIVQLCSFGHLKGLDANKTGHLDPLLPVPRDALFRNGASGDWVNHMTPEMASRLDKIVADKMRGTGLTFQ; this is translated from the coding sequence ATGGCAACTCCAGAAGACGGGCCGGTTCCTTTTGAGGACACCCTTGTTGGTACAAACCCCGTCTCctcgccgcagcagcgtgaggatgAGCATGCGGACCTTGTCGCCACCCTGCCGAGCGCGCTGGAGGCCAACGGTGTCAAGAAGCTCCGTCTTTACCAGGGCTTCTGGCTACGCGATATCCACGTACCGGCGGCCATCGCGCTCCAGCGGCGATTCGAGCCTCGCCCCGACGACGTCATTGTGGCCAGCTTGCCCAAGTGTGGCACCACGTGGCTCAACGCCCTGACCTTCGCGACGATGGCACGCAGGGCATACCCACCCGCCGGCGCCGACCACCCGCTCCGCCGCCTGAACCCGCACCAGTGCGTGCCTTTCCTGGAGGGCCTCTTCCAGCTCCAGGGCGGCCGGGAGGCGGAGCTCGAGGCGCTCCCGTCCCGGCGCCTCATGAACACGCACATGCCGCTCCCGATGGTGCCGTCGGCCGTGCCCGGCTGCCGGGTCGTCTACGTATGCAGGGACCCCAAGGACATGGCCGTCTCGGCGTGGCATTTCCTCCGCCGCCTGCAGACGGACCTGGCGTTCAGCGTCGTCTTCGAGTCCGTCTGCGACGGCGTGGTGGCGTTCGGCCCGGTCTGGGACCACGTCCTCGGCTACTGGCGCGCGAGCAGGGCGATGCCGGACAAGGTGATCTTCCTGCGGTACGAGGAGCTGCTCCGCGACCCGGCCGAGAACGTGCGAAAGCTGGCGAGGTTCCTCGGAATGCCATTCTCCGCAGCGGAGGACGCGGCCGGCACCGTCGACAGCATCGTCCAACTCTGCAGCTTCGGGCACCTCAAGGGCCTGGACGCCAACAAAACTGGGCATTTGGATCCCCTCCTCCCCGTCCCGCGTGATGCGCTCTTCAGGAATGGGGCGTCCGGCGATTGGGTGAACCACATGACGCCGGAAATGGCGAGTCGGCTGGACAAGATCGTAGCTGACAAAATGCGCGGGACAGGGCTCACTTTTCAGTGA
- the LOC119356969 gene encoding cytosolic sulfotransferase 15-like, which translates to MAQVESEIKESSTNDPTEALVATLPTREGWSTPLTLYNKCWLRSHMVRRFMLVRDNFKPRRDDIILATHPKSGTTWLKALAFTISARSRCDLTDSPLLTTNPQRVVPFIGAVGGDLDFLETLPSPRLLATHLPPSLLPPAISTVGCRVVYLCREPKDAFVSRWHFDNKMGKGAPIALDDAFSMFCEGFSPFGPFWDHYLQYWKESLARPQEVMFLKYEEIVSDPLTVVRKLASFLDVPFTEEEEKSGVVDQVVSFCSFESLRNLDVNKTGGAERAGGKIFIQHSSLFRKGKVGDWVNHMSEEMGEKMDRLVEEKFKGSALEF; encoded by the coding sequence ATGGCACAAGTTGAGTCTGAGATCAAAGAGAGCTCTACTAATGACCCAACTGAAGCTCTCGTGGCCACACTTCCCACAAGGGAAGGATGGTCGACGCCGCTCACCCTCTACAACAAGTGCTGGCTGAGATCACACATGGTGAGAAGATTCATGCTGGTGAGAGACAACTTCAAGCCCCGGCGCGACGACATCATCCTCGCCACCCACCCCAAGAGCGGCACCACCTGGCTCAAGGCCCTCGCCTTCACCATCTCCGCCCGCTCCCGCTGCGACCTCACCGACAGCCCTCTGCTCACGACCAACCCGCAGCGTGTCGTGCCCTTCATCGGAGCCGTGGGCGGAGACCTCGACTTCCTCGAGACGCTCCCTTCGCCGAGGCTGCTCGCCACCCACCTGCCTCCCTCGCTGCTCCCGCCGGCCATCTCCACCGTCGGCTGCAGGGTCGTCTACCTCTGCCGCGAGCCCAAAGACGCCTTCGTGTCAAGGTGGCACTTCGACAACAAGATGGGCAAAGGGGCTCCTATCGCCCTCGACGATGCATTCAGCATGTTCTGCGAAGGGTTCTCCCCGTTCGGGCCGTTCTGGGACCATTATCTCCAGTACTGGAAAGAAAGCTTGGCGAGGCCGCAAGAGGTGATGTTTCTCAAGTATGAAGAGATTGTGTCCGATCCGCTCACGGTCGTTAGGAAGCTCGCAAGCTTCCTGGACGTGCCCTTCACGGAAGAGGAGGAGAAGAGTGGGGTCGTCGATCAGGTTGTGAGCTTCTGCAGCTTCGAATCACTTCGCAACCTAGACGTTAACAAAACAGGCGGTGCGGAGCGTGCAGGAGGTAAGATATTCATCCAGCACTCCTCACTGTTTAGGAAAGGGAAGGTTGGGGACTGGGTGAACCATATGAGCGAAGAAATGGGAGAAAAAATGGATCGCCTCGTGGAGGAAAAGTTCAAAGGATCTGCTCTAGAGTTCTGA